In the genome of Nocardioides seonyuensis, one region contains:
- a CDS encoding MFS transporter yields the protein MNESAVQHEEAGPAHERSNGLRQVVANALQGTGDQVVNAKSVLPWLLTGLGAPGFLLGLLVPIRESGSMLPQAAMTPWVRRHRARKWIWVAGALGQASSVAAMALLAWLTTGVVAGVGIVLALAAFATSRALCSLAGKDVLGRTIEKGRRGRINGLEVVAAGGAAITLGVAVQVFGGSSVRVGLLAALLVGAAVLWVVAALVFAGVREPVPESAPGSSSSGWVASSWSLLRNDATFRRFVVVRTLLLVSALSPPFVVSIAAAEGGVGLSGLGPFVIAQGIAGLVGGRWFGGLADRSSRRLMIWGSGLASVILLAYLALARSPGVEEWSLLHPLTYLLLMLTHTAVRVARKTYVVDMAEGDRRTEYVAVANTAMGVLLLVAGAVSGALAMLGPGFALVFLALLGLLGVVVGRTLPEVEKRQES from the coding sequence GTGAACGAGTCGGCTGTCCAGCACGAGGAGGCCGGCCCGGCCCACGAGCGCAGCAACGGCCTGCGGCAGGTCGTGGCCAACGCGCTGCAGGGCACCGGCGACCAGGTGGTCAACGCCAAGAGCGTGCTGCCCTGGCTGCTGACCGGCCTCGGCGCGCCCGGGTTCCTGCTGGGCCTGCTCGTGCCGATCCGCGAGTCGGGCTCGATGCTGCCGCAGGCGGCGATGACACCGTGGGTACGACGTCATCGCGCGCGCAAGTGGATCTGGGTCGCCGGTGCGCTCGGCCAGGCCTCGTCGGTCGCGGCGATGGCGCTGCTGGCGTGGCTCACCACGGGGGTGGTGGCCGGTGTCGGGATCGTGCTGGCGCTGGCGGCCTTCGCCACCTCGCGCGCGCTCTGCTCGCTCGCCGGCAAGGACGTGCTCGGCCGCACGATCGAGAAGGGGCGGCGGGGGCGCATCAACGGGCTCGAGGTCGTGGCGGCCGGAGGGGCGGCCATCACGCTCGGCGTCGCGGTCCAGGTCTTCGGCGGCTCCTCGGTGCGCGTCGGGCTGCTGGCGGCGCTGCTGGTGGGTGCGGCGGTGCTGTGGGTCGTCGCGGCGCTGGTCTTCGCCGGCGTGCGCGAGCCGGTGCCGGAGTCCGCGCCCGGTTCCTCGTCCTCGGGCTGGGTCGCCTCCTCGTGGTCGCTGCTCAGGAACGACGCGACCTTCCGGCGGTTCGTCGTGGTGCGGACGCTGCTCCTGGTCTCGGCCCTCAGCCCGCCGTTCGTCGTGTCGATCGCGGCAGCCGAGGGCGGGGTGGGCCTCAGCGGGCTCGGACCGTTCGTGATCGCCCAGGGGATCGCCGGCCTCGTCGGCGGCCGGTGGTTCGGAGGGCTGGCCGACCGGTCCTCCCGTCGGCTGATGATCTGGGGCTCGGGGCTGGCGTCGGTGATCCTGCTCGCCTACCTCGCCCTCGCCCGGTCACCCGGTGTGGAGGAGTGGTCGCTGCTCCACCCGCTCACCTATCTCCTGCTCATGCTGACCCACACGGCCGTGCGGGTGGCCCGCAAGACCTACGTCGTCGACATGGCCGAAGGGGACCGGCGCACGGAGTACGTCGCCGTGGCCAACACCGCGATGGGCGTCCTCCTGCTCGTGGCGGGCGCGGTGTCGGGTGCGCTCGCGATGCTCGGCCCAGGATTCGCGCTGGTCTTCCTCGCCCTGCTCGGGCTGCTCGGCGTCGTCGTGGGTCGGACCCTGCCCGAGGTGGAGAAGCGTCAGGAGTCCTGA
- a CDS encoding FAD-dependent oxidoreductase — MSSDATRVLVIGADAAGMSAAHQALRTAGSHGRSLQVTVVDKGAHTSYSACGIPYWMAGDVESGDELVARTVEQHREAGIEMRLGTEAVAVDVTSRTVTVRGGQDVDEETLEYDELVVATGAPAIVPAWALRPDGTPYVNVGPVKTLDDGAAWESRFEAAGEGAHVVVVGAGYVGVEVAEAALRRGLGVTVVTRGRGLALLEEEMSEKVAIAMCDAGAEVVLGVEVTGLETATGESGGHRATGVRWEGGGRDADLVVLAIGVRPATGFLRDSGLPMGDNGALLPDEHGRVAPGIWAAGDCCEVRRRIDDRTVFRPLGTHANKLGRVLGDNLAGGSLAFPGVVDTSITRFAACGEYLEIARTGLGLEEAQHAGYDAVALVTEGTTASGYMPEAEPISVWVLACRSTRRLLGVQVVGGHGAGKRVDTAAAVLWSEGTVDDLAWMDLAYAPPFSTAWDILQIAARRLAERL, encoded by the coding sequence ATGAGCAGCGACGCCACCCGGGTCCTCGTGATCGGTGCCGATGCTGCCGGCATGTCGGCCGCCCACCAGGCACTGCGCACCGCAGGGAGCCACGGTCGGTCGCTGCAGGTCACCGTGGTGGACAAGGGCGCCCACACGTCGTACTCCGCGTGCGGGATCCCCTACTGGATGGCCGGTGACGTCGAGTCCGGTGATGAGCTCGTGGCACGCACCGTCGAGCAGCACCGCGAGGCGGGGATCGAGATGCGGCTCGGGACCGAGGCGGTCGCGGTCGACGTCACCTCGCGCACGGTCACTGTCCGCGGCGGGCAGGACGTCGACGAGGAGACCCTCGAGTACGACGAGCTGGTCGTCGCCACCGGTGCGCCCGCCATCGTGCCCGCCTGGGCGCTGCGGCCGGACGGGACGCCGTACGTCAACGTCGGGCCGGTGAAGACCCTCGACGACGGGGCCGCCTGGGAGAGCCGCTTCGAGGCAGCAGGCGAGGGTGCGCACGTCGTCGTGGTGGGTGCTGGGTACGTCGGCGTGGAGGTGGCCGAGGCGGCCCTGCGGCGAGGCCTGGGCGTCACCGTGGTCACACGCGGACGCGGGCTCGCCCTGCTCGAGGAGGAGATGTCGGAGAAGGTCGCCATCGCGATGTGCGACGCCGGTGCCGAGGTCGTGCTGGGTGTCGAGGTGACGGGGCTGGAGACCGCGACGGGCGAGAGCGGCGGGCACAGGGCCACCGGCGTCCGCTGGGAGGGTGGTGGCCGGGACGCCGACCTCGTGGTGCTCGCGATCGGGGTGCGGCCCGCGACGGGGTTCCTCCGCGACTCGGGCCTGCCGATGGGCGACAACGGGGCGTTGCTCCCCGACGAGCACGGCCGGGTGGCGCCGGGCATCTGGGCGGCGGGCGACTGCTGCGAGGTGCGACGGCGCATCGACGATCGCACGGTGTTCCGCCCCCTCGGCACCCACGCCAACAAGCTGGGGCGTGTGCTGGGCGACAACCTCGCCGGCGGCTCCCTGGCGTTCCCCGGGGTGGTCGACACCTCCATCACGCGGTTCGCGGCGTGCGGGGAGTACCTCGAGATCGCGCGCACCGGACTCGGCCTCGAGGAGGCGCAGCACGCCGGCTACGACGCAGTCGCGCTGGTGACCGAGGGGACGACCGCGAGCGGCTACATGCCCGAGGCCGAGCCGATCTCGGTGTGGGTCCTGGCGTGCCGTTCGACGCGAAGGCTGCTCGGGGTGCAGGTCGTGGGCGGGCACGGTGCCGGCAAGCGGGTCGACACCGCGGCCGCGGTGCTGTGGAGCGAGGGGACCGTCGACGACCTCGCCTGGATGGACCTGGCCTATGCACCGCCGTTCTCGACGGCCTGGGACATCCTCCAGATCGCGGCGCGACGACTCGCGGAGCGCCTGTGA